The Leptospiraceae bacterium genome includes the window GAAGCTCACCAAAAGGGTACCTTGTAAAGTACAATGTGTTTCCTGATAGAAAAGGATTTTCTTCAATAGCAGAAGTATTGATTCTACCAGAAAGGGATTTTGGTTCAGTCCAAACATTATTTTTGAAATCAGAAAAATAAATATCTCTGGATACTCCAATTTTTCCATTTGGAAAAATGAATTCTTTGGATCCATCTCGATTAGAAGAAAACAAAATACTTTTAGAACTTTTATTCTCAAAAATAAAAGGGCTCCCATCGTCATAAGGGGAATTTAACTCTTCAAGAGGCATCGGAATAGACCACTTGTTTTCTTTTCGGATAGCCTTATACAAATCTGTGTAATTGGCACCTTTTCTTTTTGAATAAAAATACAATTCAAGCCCGTCTTTGGAAATAGATGGACCAAACTCCTGAAACTCTGTATTGATATTTCCAGAGATAGGCTCTACTTTAAATATAGGTTGAGCTGAAATTGGAAATATGAATAAACACAATAGAATTAGTATGAATTTTTTCATAATCGAATTTATTTAAGTAGAAAGAATAGATTTTACAACTTCAAGTATTTTTTTTGGTGAAAAAGGTTTTGTTATAAATTCATTCCCACCAACTTCTATAGCTTTTTCTCTGTCAGAGGATTGTCCTTTTGCAGTTAAGAAAACAATGGGTGTTGATTCAAACTCTTTGATATTGCGAATTTCTCTCGTGGCTTCAAATCCGTCTTTTACGGGCATCATTATATCCATAAAAATTAAATCAGGTTTTATTTCGATAGTTTTGGCAACTCCTATCGCTCCATTTCTTGCAACTTCAACTTGAAATCCTTCGCTGACTAAAATATCTGTGAGTATTCTGGAAATTTGAGGTTGGTCATCTACGATCAGAATTTTCTTCACTTTATCCCCTAAAAAGCATATAAAATATATAGAAAATATTATTCAGTAAACGTAAACATATTTTAGATATTTATGACGCTACTGCAAAAACCCATTTCAGGGCTTTTTACAACGCTAGAAAATGGCACTTTTATTGGCTTTTTGAACAATTGCTTTTTCAAAAACAGTTTTTTGCAGGTACGCCATTTATAAAAGGAATCTAAATATTTATTGCTTAACCGGTATAAGATATTATTCTCAGTAAACAATAAATTAAGTTCAGGTCAAAGGGAATTTCCATGCAGAATGAAAAGTTTGAAGCAGTCCAAAAGGTTATAAACTCCAGAATTAGCTGTAGAGGTTTTCTTGATAAACCTGTCTCAGAAGAAATTCTGAAAGAAATTGTAGAGCTTTCTGAAAGGTCTCCTACTTGGAAAAATGCACAGAGCTATGAACTCATCGCTGTAAGCGGGAACTTAAAAAATACGATTTGTGAAGAGCTTATCGAAAAAGCAAAAACAGGGGCTTTACCAAATTCTGATTTTCCGTACGAGACAAACTATCCTTCTAAAATTAAAAAAAGAATCATGGAGCTCGCAATGGAATTTTATGGTCATCTAAAAATTGAAAGAAAAGATAAACCAAAAAGAGAAATCCAAATGCTTAAAAATTTTTCTGGGTTTGGGTCGCCTACGATTGTATTTTGCTTAATTCCTTCTAGTTTAAGAGAATGGGCAATTTTAGATTTAGGAATTTTTCTCGGTCATGTAGTTATTGCAGCAGAATCAAAAGGTCTTTCAACTTGTTTGCAGGCAGCTTTAGTATCGTATCCCGATATTATACGGAAATATTTGAATATCGGGATAGACAAATCTATTGCAGTTGGTTTTTCAATAGGGTACAAAGACGACTCAGAATTAGCAAATTCATTCTATTCAAAAAGAGTACCGATTGATGAAATCCTTCGGTTTGCAAGATGATTTTATATAAATGGAAAAAAAATGGATATTGATATAGAAAAAATTTCAGGTAGGATCGTAACACACGAAAAAGATTTTTTTGGAACTATTTTTTTTAGCAATAAGATAGGTCTTATTCAAGATGTGGTTTCGGCTGAGTCTGAAAGTTTACAGAGAAGTTATTCACTTACCGATTGTGTGATTTTTCCCGGATTTGGGGATATCCACATTCACGCAAGAGAGGACGAGTCACAAAAACAAATCTATAAAGAAGATTTTCAAAGCGTTTCGCATGCAGCCCTAAACGGTGGAGTAGTCCATATAGCTGATATGCCAAATAACCCAATACCACCTATTGACGATGATAGTTACAAAAAAAAAGACAGCCTTGCACAAAAAAAATCACCGATTTTGATTACTCTATACGCTGGGATTGGACCTAACACTAAACCACTTTCCAGAAAAGTTCCCTATAAAGTTTTTATGGGCCCTTCGATTGGCGAATTGTATTTTAAGACAAACGAAGAGCTTGAGGACGTTATGCGCCACTATAGAGGAGAAAATGTTAGCTTCCACTGTGAAGACCCTATTATTTTAGAAAACCATAAGGGTGAAAAATTGCACGAAGATAGAAGACCTCCATTAGCAGAAATAACTGCAACTGAGTTTGCTATTTACTTAATTGAAAAATACGATCTAAAAGGAAAACTCTGCCATTACTCTACAAAAGAAGGATTAAAAAAAATTATCGAAGCAAAAAAAAGACACTTATCTGTCACTTGTGAGGTTACGCCCACCCATTTGTTTTTTGACAGATCTATGATTACAAGTGAGAATTTTTTTTGGTTTCAGATGAATCCCCCTTTAAGAGAAAAAGAAGACAAAGAGGCTTTACTAAATTCTCTGATTCAAGGTGATATAGACTACCTTGCTACAGATCATGCTCCTCACACAATTGAAGAAAAGAAAAAAGGAATTAGTGGGATTTCTCAATTAGACACGTATTCGCTATTCGTAACTTGGCTCATCAACGAAAAAAAAGTACCCTTAAAAAGAATAGCAGAGGTCTGTGCTAAAAATCCGGGAGATTTTGTAAATGGATTTTTACCAGAAAAATACGGTAAAGGATTTGGTAGAATTGAAAAAGGATATTCTGCGAGTTTCACAATTTTAAATTTACGAGAAAAAACTATATTTCAAAAAGAAATGATAAAAAGCAAAAGCGGCTGGTCTCCTTATGAAGGGTTTTCATTTCCAGGAAAATTAGAAGCGGTATATTTCCACGGAAGAAAAGTTTAATTTGGAAACAAAATTCTGCCTTCACTAAATCTTGTCCTAATTTCATATTTTTCTAAATCGCTGATCTTCCCAGATTTCTCTGCATCTTCTCTTGCCTCAATCGCAATAGATTCATCTTTTTGTAAGTCTGCAATTTTAAAATCGGGAAGCCCACTCTGACGAAGCCCTAGTAATTCCCCCGGCCCACGTATTTTTAAATCTGTTTCTGCAAGAGAAAACCCGTCCTCTGTAGAAACTATTGCATCCAATCTCATGTTAGCGTCTTCACTAACCTTATTTGGAGTGATCAATATACAAAAACTTTCCTTATCTCCCCTTCCCACTCTCCCTCTAAGCTGGTGAAGCTGTGAAATTCCAAACCGGTCTGCATTTTCGACTATAAGCATTGTTGCATTTGGAATATCTATACCTACTTCTATTACTGTTGTTGTTACTAAAATATGGATTTCATTTTTTTTAAACTTCTCCATGACTAAGTTTTTCTCTTCAGATTTCATTTTTCCGTGAAGTAGTCCTACAGAATATTCTTTGAAAATAGTTTTGCGTAGCTCTTCATAAGCGTCGATGCAAGACTGTAGGTCTAATTTTTCTGATTCTTCTATTAAAGGATAAACGATAAAGCACTGTCTTTTCTCGTTTAAATATTTTTTTATAGAATTGTAAACTGAGGCTCTTTTTTCTTCCCGAACCCATTTAGTTGTAATTGGTTTTCTACCGATTGGTTTATTTTTAATTAAAACTAATTTTAAGTCCCCGTAAATTGTAAGAGTTAGAGATCTCGGAATTGGAGTCGCAGTCATTGCTATGATGTCGGGATTTTTTCCTTTTGCTCGAATAGATTCTCTTTGCTCTACTCCAAACTTATGTTGCTCATCAATTATGACTAAGCCAAGGTCTTTAAACTCTACATCGTCTTGAAAAAGTGTATGAGTTCCAACAACCATAGAAATCCCACCGGTTTTTAAATCGTGCAATTTTTCTTTTCTTGTTTTTTCTTTTTCTTTACCTACCAATAACTCAATTCCCAAAAATGGAAAGTTACCGAGTAAGTTCAAAATAGATAGGTAGTGTTGCCTCGCTAAAATCTCAGTAGGTGCAACAAAACATACTTGAATAGAATTTTCAATATAGTGTAGGGCAATTAAAAGTGCAGTGATAGTTTTTCCTGAGCCTACATCTCCTTGGAGTAAAACAGCCATAGGCTTTTCTACTTTTGCAAGGTCTAAGATTTGACTGACTGCACCTTCTTGGTCTTCTGTTAATTTGAAAGGTAGATTTCTTTTTAGCTTATCTGCTGTAGATGAGTTTGGAAGAGGCCATAAAATTCTTTTTATTTCATTTCTTTTTTCTTGTTTAAATAACATAAGCAAGTGAAAAAAATAAAACTCTTCGTAAATAAACCTTCTTCTTGCTTCCTGCAAAGACTCATCACTTGAAGGAAAATGGATTTCAGTAAAAGATTTTTTTCTGTCATACATTTTTCTTTTCTTTAAAATCTCTTTTGGCAGAATTTCTTCTACAGAAATAGAACTACTCTCCATAAAAATAATTACTTGCTTGATTAGTCTTCTAAACCCTCTGGAGTCTAATCCATCGGATTTCAGAGTTTCTGTGGAATGATAAAGTGGAATAATTCTTCCTGAATGAAGTAAGTCCTCAGGGTCATCAGAAGAAACTATTTCAATTTCAGGGTGAACGATTTGTAAACCTCTAAAATAGTCGAGCTTTCCTGATACTGCTACAACCATTCCTTCTTTGAATAAATTTTTGTAATAGGGGAGACCTTTGAAAAATATCAGTGAAATTCTTTCGTTTCTGGAAGTTACAACACCTACAACAAGTCTGGATTTTTTCCCGTGTGCAAGATAGAAATCTTGTACGGTTACAAGTAGTGTTACGTTAGTTGCCGTCGTAAGCACTACAGAAGAAGTTAAGTTTCTGTCAAGATAACGTCTTGGAAAATAATAGAGTAGATCAGAAAAATTTTCTATATTTATAGACTTTAGCGATTCTTTTTTTTTGGGACCCACACCTTTCAACAACTCAACAGAATCTGTTAAAGAAAATTCTTTCATTAGAAATCTAAATTTTCCTCATGTGTTTCTGAATTTTCTTCTTCAAATAAACCAAGGTAGCAATACCTACATCCATAAATATGAACTTGTTTTTTTCCGTTGGATTGAATTTCTTTACTCATGGCTGCATACAAAAATTCTGTTTTCTTTAGAGCCTTACCGCAACAAGGACAAATTCTTGGGCGTTGGACTTCCGGGTTCCAGTTCTTGCCATATACATGTCTTGGGTCTATTCCATCAAAGTCTTCTTCTTTTTTTTCTCTAATCTTTTGTATTTTGTCAAGTTTAGATTTTTCATAAGTAGAAAGCAAATACAAGAAAAGTCCACCTGTTCCTACGATTGCACAAAGTGTTAGAAATGTTACCATTTTATGTGTTTAAGTAGGAGCTAATTTTTTTTGCCATAGATTCAGGAACTTTAAAACCTTCGTCTTGCAATCTTTCTACATATTTTTTGAAAGAGTAAGAATGTTGAGAAGAGTGGATTAGACCGTAAAAACAATCGGCAAGAGAAGTTTCAATCGAAATGCAAAGCTCTTCATTTGCACTTAAGCGATTTTCGTATTTACGTAAAAGTTTTCTATTCACACTTCTGCAAATAGATCTATAAAAACCAAATTTTACTAAATGAATCGAGTTTTGGTTTCCAGTCTCTAAATCATAGTCCAATTGATTTAAGTTTATACAATCTACGATTTGAACAGGATAAGAGTGGCTTGTATATTCATAGACTAATGTATTAATAAGTAGATTTTTATACAAATTTAACCGCGAACAATTTTCAGGGTCGCACTCTCCGAGACGGTTGTTGTCGCACCTCATATAGATCACAACATCTGTGTCAGAGTGCTCTCTTGCTTGTCCGAAATTTACAGATCCCATCAAATCAAACGCTACCTCGTCTCCCGATTTACTGATCATTTCTGAAAATTTTTTAAAATCCCTTGTCCTTTGTCTGGACACAGTTGTTTCGTGAGACCTGAAAAATCGCTTCAGCCCATTGAATTCTTTTATAATCGGGTGGTTTCTGAATCTTTTTAGTCCCATTATTTCCTTATAAAATTTTCCGGTGGTACTTCCGAATTTTCCATAACAAAAGCTGCCTTTAGCTCATCACCTGTGCAATCTACTTCAATCAAAGTTACCGCTTTATTTGACACTAAACGATTTAGTTTTATACTCTGAACTTGGCGATTTTCTAAAATAATTTCAGAAAAAAATCCACCTTCTTGGTATCCGTAGATCGAATCTACCCCCCCGAAATTAGAAGGATTCAAAAAAATAGACTTATTCTTTTTCAAAACCCCTTGGTCTTCGTGGACATGCCCGGATAAAACCAATAAAGGGGAATGCTCGTCTAAATATCTGCGAATTCCTTGTGATCCGATATGACCAAATCCTGGGATAGTATCTAAATATCCGTAAGCCGGGTTGTGTATCACCACTACATCGGGCAATTCTTCCATAAAAAATTCTTCAGGCTCGCTATAATTTGACCCATTTCTATTGTATTCATGAAACTTAACCGCTAGTTTTTCCGGTATTCCTGATGTTGTAATCGGTGCTCCTCCGTAACCGGCGAATTTTATATCTTCAAATTCAAAAGTTTTTCTGTGCAGGTCTCTTTCAAATAGAGCCGTATATTGTAAGTCTATGTCGTAATTCCCAGGCAAAAGCCAAGTAGGAGACTTGGCGTATTTGTTTAGGAGTTTTTCTATGATTTCATATTTCTCTTTCATAGTCTTTGCAGCAAGATTAAAAAGAACTCTGTACTCTACAGATTTATTATAAACTTTTTCAGAATATTTTTCCGGAAAGCGAATCACCCTTGTAGCAAAATCATAAGCAGTAAGATCAGACTGAGTTTCTTTTAGAATTATAGAAAGCTCTTCCTGGGATGAGCAAAACTCTATAATTTTTTCGGGATTAAAAAAAGCTTTATAAATAATATCCCCGGAAAGTAAATATAGATCGGGAGATGTTTCTAATAGAATTTGTTTTAAATTCTGAAGTCCATCGTGTATATCTGTGATATATACGATTTTCATAATCGCTTAACGCCTCCAAAGCAATTTTAAAGAATCGCTTCCCTCGTCAATTTCATCCAATCGGATAAACTCAGGACCAAAAAAATCCAATAGCGCTCTAAGAATTGTGCTGGAACGAACATAGAAAAAAATTTCTCCCTTATAGGGATATATTCTGGAAATAGAAATTTTTCCTGCAATAGATGGAATTTTTTCTAAAAAATAATTAATATTGAATTTGATCTCATTGTTTAGCCTTGTAGAAGATAGAACCTCAGGAATCACTTCCACAATAGATTCCAATATCATTCTACGATGGAAAAAATCAAATCTGGAAAGAAGTCTGATCAAATCAAATTTTTTCTTTTTATGATTTTCAAGACGAAAACTTACTACTTTAAATCGAATGATATTATTTTTTACCCAAACAGGATCTAAAATAGCATAAAAATTCAGGGCAGATACCCTCCAAAGTCTGGCAAGCGGGTAATGAAGTACGCTATAGTATCCTTCTAAATTCAATTTTCCATTTTCAGAATCGAATGTGAGCTTTTTTAAATTATCTGTCTTTTCTACAACTTCGGTTTGAATTACTTTATTCAGAGAGTTCAGATTAAGAGTGACCCTATAGTTATCTTTTTCTAAGTGGTGGGTTGGGATTTTTTTTAAAAATAAATCAAAAGGATTTATACTGAAAAAATCTGGTAATTTTTCAGGGAAAAGCATGGCGAAAAAAATTACATTTCCTTTGCCAGATCCGGGTGAAGATCAAAATTAGAATGTACCCCTTGAACGTCATCTTGGGTTTCAAAGGACTCTATGATTTTCATAACCTTTTCTGCGTTGATCTTATCTGATACTTCTACGGTCACACTTGGAATATATCGAATTTCAGATTCCTCTACCTGTATTCCGGCAGTGTTGATTGCAATTTGTACTTTTTCATAACTCTCAGGTGTAGTAGTTACCTGAAAATGATCCTCTACCAACACTACATCGTCAGCGCCTGCTTCTACTGCGAGATCTACAAGAGTGTCTTCTTTTGTAGAGTTACTTGGAATGCTTATAAACCCTTTTCTTTCAAATAGCCTACTTACACTTCCCGGATTTCCTAGTGAGCCACCTGATTTTGTTAAAATATTTTTGATTTCGGGGGTTGTTCTGGACTTTTTATCGGTTAATACCTCTACCATAATTGCGATCCCTCCCGGTGCATAGCACTCATAGACACATTCTTCGTACACAACGCCTTCCAACTCTCCAGCACCTTTTTTGATTGCTCTCTCAATATTGTCTTTTGGCATATTTTGAGATTTTGCTTTTAGAATAGCAAGCCTTAATCTTGGATTTGAATCCGGGTCAGAGCCACCCATTTTTGCGGCTACTGAAAGCTCTTTTGCAAATCTTGTAAAAATTGCCCCTCTTTTGGAATCAATTGCTTCTTTTTTTCTTTTAATAGTTGCCCATTTGGAATGTCCTGACACTTTAAATTCTCCCGTAGTGAAATACTTTTTCCTTAAAATCCTTGTTTTCGCAAGAATTTTTCAAATTACAATCTATAATTATTCTGGAATATGTCTAAAAAACTAAAAAAAATACGAAAATACGAAATAAAAAAATTTAAAAAATACTATTTAGCTTGAAGAAAAAAAAACAACGGCATAAATGTGGTCTTTACGTGCAATGTATTGCAAAAAAGTAGTCAAGGAGAACAAAATGAAAAAGTATTTGGTAATAGCTATTATGGGAATTTCCCTAATATTAACGATTCCTGTATTTGCTGATGATGCAGATGCGGTTATTGGAAAGTGGAGCACAGAAGGTGCAGAGGCAACTGTAGAAATGTATAA containing:
- a CDS encoding response regulator, encoding MKKILIVDDQPQISRILTDILVSEGFQVEVARNGAIGVAKTIEIKPDLIFMDIMMPVKDGFEATREIRNIKEFESTPIVFLTAKGQSSDREKAIEVGGNEFITKPFSPKKILEVVKSILST
- a CDS encoding nitroreductase, which produces MQNEKFEAVQKVINSRISCRGFLDKPVSEEILKEIVELSERSPTWKNAQSYELIAVSGNLKNTICEELIEKAKTGALPNSDFPYETNYPSKIKKRIMELAMEFYGHLKIERKDKPKREIQMLKNFSGFGSPTIVFCLIPSSLREWAILDLGIFLGHVVIAAESKGLSTCLQAALVSYPDIIRKYLNIGIDKSIAVGFSIGYKDDSELANSFYSKRVPIDEILRFAR
- a CDS encoding amidohydrolase family protein, encoding MDIDIEKISGRIVTHEKDFFGTIFFSNKIGLIQDVVSAESESLQRSYSLTDCVIFPGFGDIHIHAREDESQKQIYKEDFQSVSHAALNGGVVHIADMPNNPIPPIDDDSYKKKDSLAQKKSPILITLYAGIGPNTKPLSRKVPYKVFMGPSIGELYFKTNEELEDVMRHYRGENVSFHCEDPIILENHKGEKLHEDRRPPLAEITATEFAIYLIEKYDLKGKLCHYSTKEGLKKIIEAKKRHLSVTCEVTPTHLFFDRSMITSENFFWFQMNPPLREKEDKEALLNSLIQGDIDYLATDHAPHTIEEKKKGISGISQLDTYSLFVTWLINEKKVPLKRIAEVCAKNPGDFVNGFLPEKYGKGFGRIEKGYSASFTILNLREKTIFQKEMIKSKSGWSPYEGFSFPGKLEAVYFHGRKV
- the recG gene encoding ATP-dependent DNA helicase RecG; protein product: MKEFSLTDSVELLKGVGPKKKESLKSINIENFSDLLYYFPRRYLDRNLTSSVVLTTATNVTLLVTVQDFYLAHGKKSRLVVGVVTSRNERISLIFFKGLPYYKNLFKEGMVVAVSGKLDYFRGLQIVHPEIEIVSSDDPEDLLHSGRIIPLYHSTETLKSDGLDSRGFRRLIKQVIIFMESSSISVEEILPKEILKKRKMYDRKKSFTEIHFPSSDESLQEARRRFIYEEFYFFHLLMLFKQEKRNEIKRILWPLPNSSTADKLKRNLPFKLTEDQEGAVSQILDLAKVEKPMAVLLQGDVGSGKTITALLIALHYIENSIQVCFVAPTEILARQHYLSILNLLGNFPFLGIELLVGKEKEKTRKEKLHDLKTGGISMVVGTHTLFQDDVEFKDLGLVIIDEQHKFGVEQRESIRAKGKNPDIIAMTATPIPRSLTLTIYGDLKLVLIKNKPIGRKPITTKWVREEKRASVYNSIKKYLNEKRQCFIVYPLIEESEKLDLQSCIDAYEELRKTIFKEYSVGLLHGKMKSEEKNLVMEKFKKNEIHILVTTTVIEVGIDIPNATMLIVENADRFGISQLHQLRGRVGRGDKESFCILITPNKVSEDANMRLDAIVSTEDGFSLAETDLKIRGPGELLGLRQSGLPDFKIADLQKDESIAIEAREDAEKSGKISDLEKYEIRTRFSEGRILFPN
- a CDS encoding metallophosphoesterase, with amino-acid sequence MKIVYITDIHDGLQNLKQILLETSPDLYLLSGDIIYKAFFNPEKIIEFCSSQEELSIILKETQSDLTAYDFATRVIRFPEKYSEKVYNKSVEYRVLFNLAAKTMKEKYEIIEKLLNKYAKSPTWLLPGNYDIDLQYTALFERDLHRKTFEFEDIKFAGYGGAPITTSGIPEKLAVKFHEYNRNGSNYSEPEEFFMEELPDVVVIHNPAYGYLDTIPGFGHIGSQGIRRYLDEHSPLLVLSGHVHEDQGVLKKNKSIFLNPSNFGGVDSIYGYQEGGFFSEIILENRQVQSIKLNRLVSNKAVTLIEVDCTGDELKAAFVMENSEVPPENFIRK
- a CDS encoding YebC/PmpR family DNA-binding transcriptional regulator, whose protein sequence is MSGHSKWATIKRKKEAIDSKRGAIFTRFAKELSVAAKMGGSDPDSNPRLRLAILKAKSQNMPKDNIERAIKKGAGELEGVVYEECVYECYAPGGIAIMVEVLTDKKSRTTPEIKNILTKSGGSLGNPGSVSRLFERKGFISIPSNSTKEDTLVDLAVEAGADDVVLVEDHFQVTTTPESYEKVQIAINTAGIQVEESEIRYIPSVTVEVSDKINAEKVMKIIESFETQDDVQGVHSNFDLHPDLAKEM